One window of the Ureibacillus sp. FSL W7-1570 genome contains the following:
- a CDS encoding GNAT family protein, with protein sequence MIRIESDRLHLRTFVETDAKNLAKLMQRNKYFWATYEPLHDADFYTEEAQYRKILEGLHLQRSNREFSFGIFTKNEEQLIGHISLYAIKRLPYNSAFIGYSIDEQFTRQGIATEAVREVVQFGFNVLNLHRIEAYVSPKNIASVKVLEKAHFKKEGLLRELLYINGSWEDHYIYALLQDDFFQKGK encoded by the coding sequence GTGATTCGAATCGAAAGTGACAGGCTGCATTTACGCACCTTTGTGGAAACGGATGCAAAAAACTTGGCAAAACTGATGCAAAGAAACAAATATTTTTGGGCGACTTATGAGCCATTGCATGATGCGGATTTTTACACGGAAGAAGCGCAATATCGAAAAATTCTGGAAGGGTTGCATCTTCAACGTTCGAATCGCGAATTTTCCTTTGGGATTTTTACAAAGAATGAAGAACAATTGATTGGCCACATCTCTTTGTATGCCATCAAGAGATTGCCTTATAACAGCGCTTTTATCGGATATTCCATCGATGAGCAGTTTACTAGGCAGGGAATTGCGACGGAGGCTGTAAGGGAAGTCGTACAATTTGGATTCAATGTATTGAATTTGCATCGAATCGAAGCATATGTATCACCCAAAAATATCGCTTCTGTGAAAGTTTTGGAGAAAGCCCATTTTAAAAAGGAAGGGTTATTGAGAGAATTGCTGTATATTAATGGATCTTGGGAAGACCATTATATTTATGCGCTTTTGCAGGATGATTTTTTCCAAAAAGGAAAATAA
- a CDS encoding polyphosphate kinase, translated as MKKLEDLDLTLKLEKQEYKKRLKKLQFEMLNIQQFLYQNKIGLIIVFEGMDAAGKGGAIKRLTRPLDPRGFVVHPISAPQLHEKRYHYLHRFWRKLPQYGQIAIFDRSWYGRVLVERIEGFAKKQEWSRAYKEINEFERLLTDDDYIIIKFWIHIDKDEQLVRFKERETNPFKMWKLTEEDWRNRKKFDEYVEAANEMFAKTDTENAPWVLIPGNNKLYARIKVLEETIKHVEKEVLRRGIKIKSSIKRKK; from the coding sequence ATGAAAAAACTTGAAGATTTGGACTTGACATTGAAACTTGAGAAACAAGAGTACAAGAAAAGATTAAAAAAATTGCAATTTGAGATGCTCAATATTCAACAGTTTCTTTATCAAAACAAAATCGGTCTCATTATCGTCTTTGAAGGCATGGATGCGGCAGGCAAAGGTGGGGCAATCAAGAGATTGACCCGTCCGCTTGACCCAAGAGGTTTCGTAGTCCATCCCATCTCGGCTCCGCAGCTCCATGAAAAAAGATACCATTATTTGCATCGGTTTTGGAGAAAACTCCCACAGTACGGTCAAATTGCCATTTTCGACCGCTCATGGTACGGACGGGTGTTGGTGGAAAGAATTGAAGGGTTTGCCAAAAAACAAGAATGGTCCAGAGCGTATAAAGAAATCAATGAGTTTGAAAGATTGTTGACGGATGATGACTATATCATCATCAAGTTTTGGATTCATATTGACAAAGATGAACAATTGGTCCGCTTTAAAGAAAGGGAAACGAATCCGTTTAAAATGTGGAAGCTGACTGAGGAAGATTGGAGAAATCGCAAAAAATTTGATGAATATGTCGAAGCGGCGAATGAAATGTTCGCAAAAACGGATACAGAGAATGCCCCATGGGTGCTGATTCCCGGAAATAATAAGCTGTACGCCCGCATAAAAGTGCTGGAAGAGACCATCAAACATGTAGAAAAAGAAGTTCTTCGCCGCGGCATAAAAATTAAATCCTCTATCAAACGGAAGAAATGA
- the map gene encoding type I methionyl aminopeptidase — MIVKTQEELEALKKIGRICAEIRDALRAATKPGITTKELDEIAGRMFAEAGAISGPKGEYDFPGYTCISVNHEVAHGIPGNKVIKEGDMVNIDVSGSLNGYFADTGISFVVGEGYEEKEKLCRVAKSAFDRAMTKVKAGSKLNQIGKAVEREARDHGLKVIMNLTGHGVGRSLHEDPQHVLNYYDAWDNTIMKEGMVLAVEPFISERADHIIESGDGWTFITPDKSLVAQIEHTIVVTKDKPIILTQIDEE, encoded by the coding sequence ATGATTGTCAAAACACAGGAAGAATTAGAAGCATTAAAAAAAATCGGACGCATTTGTGCGGAAATCCGTGATGCATTAAGAGCGGCGACTAAACCGGGCATCACAACGAAAGAGTTGGATGAGATTGCCGGCCGCATGTTTGCTGAGGCGGGGGCAATTTCAGGGCCGAAGGGAGAATATGATTTCCCGGGTTATACATGTATAAGTGTCAACCACGAAGTCGCACACGGCATTCCGGGAAATAAAGTGATTAAAGAAGGCGACATGGTGAACATTGATGTTTCTGGTTCTTTGAACGGCTATTTTGCCGATACAGGCATTTCTTTTGTTGTCGGAGAAGGCTATGAAGAGAAAGAAAAACTTTGCCGTGTGGCTAAATCCGCTTTTGACCGGGCCATGACAAAAGTGAAAGCAGGTTCTAAATTAAACCAAATCGGAAAAGCGGTTGAACGGGAAGCAAGAGATCATGGATTAAAAGTCATTATGAATTTGACGGGGCATGGGGTTGGACGCTCATTGCATGAAGATCCTCAGCACGTATTGAATTATTATGATGCCTGGGATAACACGATCATGAAAGAAGGGATGGTTCTTGCAGTGGAGCCGTTCATCTCCGAAAGAGCGGATCACATCATTGAATCCGGAGATGGATGGACGTTTATAACGCCGGACAAGTCCCTCGTCGCCCAAATTGAACATACAATTGTAGTGACTAAGGATAAACCGATCATTTTGACTCAAATTGATGAAGAATAA
- a CDS encoding acyltransferase family protein, whose translation MRIKEWDLLRVVACLSVLLLHSTTFYNMEQGLTENSVMIHYVRILLCYATPTFIMLSVIILSAKYKDQLPGSFWPSRIQFILLPFVFWAFIDAVVIELQYRHGLLWRSFWNNVIYGEFVGWFVLVIFQLYLLFWMMVKWKWPSFVVLPICIIIYFLQHRLFGTPYPFFQENHMYEKLYGTGWYIYFAMAYFIGSNYEKIQPLLIKYRIFTLLFTALSALYIWYGYKFGMVEIHSRRMDLVPFVVGMTNAVLAYGQLIPSYRIIRIISKYAFMIYLIHWNVLSLTAKYFVGFLPNGYLAVLGMIIFAVLVSIIVSKTISYLPFGKWIVGKIR comes from the coding sequence TTGAGAATCAAAGAATGGGACTTACTGAGGGTTGTTGCATGTTTATCCGTATTGCTCCTGCATTCGACTACATTTTATAACATGGAACAAGGACTGACTGAGAATTCTGTAATGATCCATTATGTTCGGATCCTATTATGTTATGCTACTCCGACATTTATCATGCTTTCTGTCATCATCCTTTCCGCAAAATATAAAGACCAGTTGCCAGGCTCCTTTTGGCCGAGCCGGATTCAATTCATTTTGCTGCCTTTTGTTTTTTGGGCTTTCATCGATGCCGTTGTGATTGAATTACAGTATCGGCATGGCCTTCTTTGGCGATCCTTTTGGAACAATGTGATTTATGGAGAATTTGTCGGCTGGTTTGTATTGGTCATTTTTCAGTTATATTTGCTGTTTTGGATGATGGTCAAATGGAAATGGCCATCCTTTGTCGTGTTGCCAATATGCATCATCATTTATTTTTTGCAGCATCGGCTTTTTGGGACGCCCTATCCTTTCTTCCAGGAAAACCACATGTATGAAAAACTTTATGGAACGGGTTGGTACATATATTTTGCAATGGCATATTTCATTGGTTCAAATTACGAAAAAATTCAACCGTTGTTAATAAAATATCGTATATTCACTTTACTATTTACGGCTCTATCCGCGCTATATATTTGGTATGGTTATAAGTTTGGAATGGTGGAAATCCATTCCCGCAGAATGGATTTGGTTCCGTTTGTCGTCGGAATGACAAATGCGGTTTTGGCTTATGGACAACTCATTCCATCTTATAGAATCATTCGCATCATAAGCAAATATGCATTCATGATTTATCTGATCCATTGGAATGTTCTCTCATTGACGGCCAAGTATTTCGTGGGATTTCTACCCAATGGCTATTTGGCCGTTTTGGGAATGATCATTTTTGCGGTTCTTGTATCGATTATTGTTTCCAAAACCATCTCCTATCTCCCATTTGGAAAATGGATTGTAGGGAAAATTCGATAA
- the thiT gene encoding energy-coupled thiamine transporter ThiT, with the protein MRNQKLLWMIEIAIFAAIGYVLDQLKFSIWAQGGSISLVMLPIILIAIRWGLSAGLVTGLLIGLLNMTINPFIVHWAQAILDYIFAFTFVGFAAIVRKPVLAGVLQNNKKKIALYVVIGTVVGGLLRFICHTIAGAIFFKEYAGDQNAWIYSIVYNGSYMLPAIIITAIVAAFIFTASPRLIKKENE; encoded by the coding sequence ATGAGAAATCAAAAACTGTTATGGATGATTGAAATTGCCATTTTTGCAGCTATCGGTTATGTGTTGGACCAATTAAAATTTTCGATTTGGGCCCAGGGCGGATCCATCAGTTTAGTGATGCTGCCAATTATTTTGATTGCGATTCGTTGGGGACTATCTGCAGGGCTTGTTACGGGTTTGCTGATAGGGCTGTTGAACATGACGATTAATCCGTTTATCGTCCATTGGGCGCAAGCAATCCTGGATTATATCTTTGCTTTCACGTTTGTGGGATTTGCCGCAATTGTTCGGAAACCGGTGTTGGCCGGCGTATTGCAAAATAACAAAAAGAAAATTGCATTATATGTTGTGATCGGTACGGTTGTCGGAGGATTGTTGCGCTTTATTTGCCATACAATTGCCGGAGCGATTTTCTTCAAAGAATACGCAGGCGATCAAAATGCCTGGATTTATTCCATCGTATATAACGGTTCCTATATGCTTCCTGCCATCATCATAACGGCTATTGTGGCGGCATTCATTTTTACAGCAAGCCCAAGACTCATAAAAAAAGAAAATGAATAA
- a CDS encoding SMC family ATPase has translation MKPIRLKMTAFGPYKDEEVIDFTKLQERKLFVISGQTGAGKTTIFDAICFALYGYASGQDRKEPKMLRSDFADDDVHTSVEFIFEIRGKKYRVLRRLPHLKKGRKTATGEKYELFEILPNNEEIPAVERQRVTDINQKLEEIIGLTYEQFCQIVMLPQGEFRKLLTSKSDEKEEILRKIFRTERFIKMADKLEAKKREMDQQLNEANALKNSYINQIEGALPKRDSALFTALSQHSNIYQILDGLAEEQQYYQEKIKEDERLYREAFNKHKEKYEVYVANKKLNDEIEIFEMKKGQLLRLQSQRAYYEQVKGTIDAANRANRISPIYSQLLELEKEKTDLEKKRSDVEKQLEDANQNLMDAKERYEQEAAKEKERERANERVKELENLVPIYEQMNEQSVLVENLWNEKNQLQSHIQLLEQQLAEKAEAVSELSQKIEKLEEATESYNELLEEERRLKEIADAFSKYHETKSHIQKLEDEYKKANEAYGRIHELYAKEEEKWLNNQAAILAASLKPGMPCPVCGSTEHHIQHKETTEIVEQDELKKLRAALEKAQQHKFAVQGQLESKRQQLSEIEETFIALNAPMVEESHFINQLQTIHNKVKEVEKQKEVLSSGRKRLKRLQEEKEQVGKLQKESAQRYNEVHEKYTKEKTILEQQKKSIPEELEDLSQLKAALQEASRLKGQLKESWERAQMAYQEAGKQTAAVEEAFKQTMEQVGHIQRKVQRVKEEFLSALKEANFASTEEFLQARLSPQKMESLQKQYDDYSKELHSLEMQVREGEEKLKGKEKMDLTEAENELGELQSNYEKALDALNHSKACEKHCIDFAEKLEGIANDIFRMEEKSNQIIELYNLLRGQNSKKISFERYVQMGYLELITEASNLRLKNLSNGQYYLQVSDRVESYGRASGLGLDVYDTYTGQARDVKTLSGGEKFNASLSLALGMADVIQSYQGNVNIETMFIDEGFGSLDEESLMKAIDTLIELQKSGRMIGVISHVEELKSAMPAVLQVEKQKEGYSKTTILLK, from the coding sequence ATGAAGCCGATTCGATTGAAAATGACAGCTTTTGGTCCTTACAAGGATGAAGAAGTGATCGATTTTACGAAATTGCAAGAGAGAAAACTTTTTGTCATTTCAGGCCAAACGGGAGCGGGAAAAACGACGATTTTCGATGCCATCTGTTTTGCGCTGTACGGTTATGCCAGCGGGCAGGACCGGAAAGAACCGAAAATGCTGAGAAGCGATTTTGCGGATGATGACGTCCATACCTCCGTCGAATTCATCTTTGAAATTCGCGGCAAAAAATACCGTGTATTGCGCAGGTTGCCCCACTTGAAAAAGGGAAGAAAAACGGCAACGGGGGAAAAATACGAGCTGTTTGAAATATTGCCCAATAACGAAGAAATTCCGGCAGTGGAGCGCCAGCGGGTGACGGATATCAATCAAAAGCTTGAAGAAATCATCGGGCTGACTTACGAGCAATTTTGCCAAATCGTGATGCTTCCCCAAGGGGAGTTTCGAAAGTTATTAACTTCAAAATCCGATGAGAAAGAAGAGATTTTAAGAAAAATTTTCAGAACCGAACGTTTCATCAAAATGGCCGATAAATTGGAAGCGAAGAAGCGGGAAATGGATCAACAATTGAATGAAGCGAACGCCTTGAAAAACAGCTATATCAATCAAATTGAAGGAGCATTGCCAAAAAGGGACTCGGCCCTGTTTACGGCATTGAGCCAACATTCCAACATTTATCAAATACTGGATGGACTTGCGGAAGAGCAGCAATATTATCAGGAAAAAATCAAAGAAGATGAACGGCTCTATCGGGAAGCTTTCAACAAGCACAAAGAGAAATACGAAGTCTATGTGGCAAACAAAAAATTAAATGATGAGATTGAAATCTTTGAAATGAAGAAAGGGCAGCTGCTCCGTCTGCAATCACAAAGAGCCTATTATGAACAAGTAAAAGGAACGATTGATGCTGCCAATCGGGCAAACAGAATTTCACCAATCTATTCCCAACTGTTGGAACTGGAGAAAGAAAAAACGGATCTGGAGAAAAAGCGTTCGGATGTGGAAAAACAATTAGAAGATGCCAATCAAAATTTGATGGACGCAAAAGAACGCTATGAACAAGAAGCGGCAAAAGAAAAGGAACGGGAACGGGCCAATGAACGGGTAAAAGAATTGGAAAACCTTGTTCCGATTTATGAACAAATGAATGAACAAAGCGTACTCGTTGAAAATTTATGGAATGAAAAAAATCAATTGCAATCCCACATCCAACTTTTAGAGCAACAATTGGCAGAGAAGGCGGAGGCTGTTTCAGAGCTGAGTCAAAAAATCGAAAAGCTTGAAGAAGCCACAGAATCCTATAATGAGCTGTTGGAAGAGGAACGCCGATTAAAAGAAATTGCAGATGCTTTCTCCAAATATCACGAAACAAAGTCACATATTCAAAAGTTGGAAGATGAATACAAAAAGGCCAATGAAGCATATGGGAGAATTCATGAACTATATGCGAAGGAAGAAGAAAAATGGTTGAATAACCAAGCGGCGATTCTTGCTGCAAGCCTTAAGCCTGGCATGCCTTGCCCGGTTTGCGGCAGCACGGAGCATCACATCCAACATAAAGAGACGACGGAAATTGTAGAGCAGGATGAATTGAAAAAACTGAGAGCGGCTTTGGAAAAAGCGCAGCAACATAAATTTGCTGTACAAGGTCAATTGGAATCAAAGCGCCAACAATTGAGTGAAATCGAAGAAACTTTCATTGCCTTGAATGCGCCGATGGTTGAAGAATCGCATTTTATCAATCAATTGCAGACCATTCATAACAAGGTAAAAGAAGTGGAAAAACAAAAAGAAGTACTCTCCTCCGGCAGAAAACGGCTAAAAAGGCTGCAGGAAGAAAAAGAACAGGTTGGGAAGCTTCAAAAGGAAAGTGCGCAAAGATACAATGAAGTACATGAAAAATATACGAAGGAAAAAACAATACTTGAGCAGCAAAAAAAATCCATTCCTGAAGAATTGGAGGATCTTTCACAATTGAAAGCTGCATTGCAAGAAGCCAGCCGTCTAAAAGGGCAGTTAAAAGAATCCTGGGAGCGGGCGCAAATGGCATACCAGGAAGCGGGTAAACAAACCGCGGCGGTGGAAGAGGCATTTAAACAAACAATGGAACAAGTCGGACATATACAAAGAAAAGTTCAAAGGGTGAAAGAAGAGTTTCTTTCCGCCCTTAAGGAAGCGAACTTTGCTTCAACGGAAGAATTTTTGCAGGCCCGGCTTTCGCCGCAAAAAATGGAATCATTGCAAAAGCAATATGACGATTATTCGAAAGAGCTTCATTCATTGGAAATGCAAGTGAGGGAAGGGGAAGAAAAGCTGAAAGGCAAAGAAAAGATGGACTTGACCGAAGCGGAAAACGAGTTGGGAGAGCTTCAGTCCAATTATGAAAAAGCCCTGGATGCTTTAAATCATTCCAAAGCTTGCGAAAAGCATTGCATTGACTTTGCGGAAAAGCTCGAAGGAATCGCAAACGATATTTTCCGGATGGAGGAAAAATCCAATCAAATCATCGAGCTTTACAATTTGCTCCGCGGCCAAAACAGCAAAAAAATATCCTTTGAACGCTATGTGCAAATGGGCTATTTGGAGCTCATTACCGAAGCAAGCAACCTGCGCCTGAAAAACTTATCAAACGGCCAATATTATTTGCAAGTTTCCGACAGGGTTGAATCATACGGAAGAGCGAGCGGTTTAGGGTTGGATGTCTATGACACGTATACAGGACAAGCGAGGGATGTAAAAACATTATCCGGAGGGGAAAAATTCAATGCATCTTTAAGCCTGGCATTGGGTATGGCGGATGTGATCCAAAGCTATCAAGGAAATGTCAATATTGAAACAATGTTCATTGATGAAGGATTCGGCTCCCTTGATGAAGAATCCTTAATGAAAGCAATCGACACGCTCATTGAACTTCAAAAATCCGGCCGGATGATCGGAGTCATTTCCCATGTGGAGGAATTAAAATCGGCAATGCCAGCTGTGTTGCAGGTGGAAAAACAAAAAGAAGGATACAGCAAAACAACCATTCTATTAAAATAA
- a CDS encoding exonuclease SbcCD subunit D codes for MKIFHTADWHLGKLVQGVYMTEDQRYVLNQFLQAIDEEKPDVVVIAGDLYDRALPPVEAVDLLNEMFEEIVLKRKVPVLSIAGNHDSPTRLEFGSSLMKECGLYIVGELDDKLEPIVLQDEYGEVHFHLVPFAEPSTVKNVFQCESIHTYDDAMKTIIGKIEENMDQTKRHVFVGHAFVTPSGEKGENTSDSERPLAIGGSECVNAHYFEPFHYTALGHLHKAHFVLNETIRYPGSPLKYSASEANHQKGFLIVQLDEKGQVSVEKRNFAPRRDLRIIEGSIHEILKHDYCEDYVFVRLTDLTPVVGAMEQIRTVYPNAMHVERKTIQRTENAEENIKVRREQLDDITLFKAFHKEMMGTEPTEEALQLYREVLEELLLDERETKEAVVAK; via the coding sequence TTGAAAATTTTCCATACGGCAGATTGGCATTTGGGAAAGCTTGTGCAAGGGGTTTACATGACTGAGGATCAGCGGTATGTACTCAACCAGTTCCTGCAGGCCATCGATGAAGAAAAGCCGGACGTTGTGGTCATTGCAGGGGACTTGTACGATCGGGCCCTTCCTCCGGTGGAAGCGGTGGATTTGCTGAATGAAATGTTTGAGGAAATCGTTTTGAAACGGAAAGTGCCGGTACTGAGCATTGCAGGAAACCATGACAGCCCAACCCGACTTGAATTTGGCAGCAGCTTGATGAAAGAATGTGGATTGTACATTGTCGGTGAGCTCGATGACAAACTGGAACCGATTGTCTTACAGGATGAATATGGGGAAGTGCATTTCCATTTGGTTCCTTTTGCAGAACCTTCCACTGTGAAAAATGTGTTTCAATGCGAATCCATTCATACATATGATGATGCCATGAAAACGATCATTGGAAAAATCGAAGAGAACATGGATCAAACGAAGCGGCATGTATTCGTTGGACATGCCTTTGTCACCCCTTCCGGAGAGAAAGGGGAAAATACTAGCGATTCCGAACGGCCATTAGCCATCGGAGGTTCGGAATGCGTGAACGCCCATTATTTCGAGCCGTTCCATTACACTGCCCTCGGCCATTTGCATAAGGCGCATTTTGTGCTCAATGAAACGATAAGATATCCTGGCTCGCCATTAAAATATTCGGCATCCGAAGCGAATCATCAAAAGGGCTTCTTGATTGTCCAATTGGACGAAAAAGGGCAAGTTTCCGTTGAAAAACGAAACTTCGCACCAAGACGGGATTTACGCATCATTGAAGGTTCCATCCATGAAATATTAAAGCATGACTATTGTGAGGATTATGTGTTTGTAAGGCTTACAGACTTGACTCCTGTCGTGGGGGCGATGGAACAAATCCGCACCGTATATCCAAACGCCATGCATGTGGAACGGAAAACGATCCAAAGAACGGAAAATGCGGAAGAAAATATAAAAGTGCGGCGGGAACAGCTGGATGACATAACTCTATTTAAAGCGTTCCATAAAGAAATGATGGGCACTGAGCCGACGGAAGAAGCCCTTCAATTGTATCGGGAAGTGCTGGAAGAATTGTTGCTGGATGAAAGGGAAACAAAAGAGGCGGTGGTGGCAAAATGA